From the Streptomyces pluripotens genome, one window contains:
- a CDS encoding WhiB family transcriptional regulator — protein MLQPPHSSLQVAAVPAQQVPTRDRDQDAPWHTEAVCRRDEAGLFFAPSKEPTAARLSREEAAKRVCARCPVMVECREHALLQPEPYGVWGGLTAAERRVVLARRRRREMELKKAARATADRIAG, from the coding sequence AGGTCGCTGCCGTTCCGGCCCAGCAGGTGCCGACGCGCGACAGGGACCAAGACGCTCCCTGGCACACCGAGGCAGTGTGCCGGCGCGACGAGGCTGGCCTGTTCTTCGCCCCCTCGAAGGAGCCGACCGCCGCCCGGCTGTCCCGCGAGGAGGCGGCCAAGCGTGTCTGCGCCCGTTGCCCGGTGATGGTGGAGTGCCGTGAGCACGCTCTCCTCCAGCCCGAGCCGTACGGAGTGTGGGGCGGCCTCACGGCGGCGGAACGCCGAGTGGTTCTCGCAAGGCGTCGCCGCCGGGAGATGGAGCTGAAGAAGGCCGCGCGGGCGACGGCGGATCGCATTGCGGGCTGA